From the Gouania willdenowi chromosome 19, fGouWil2.1, whole genome shotgun sequence genome, one window contains:
- the c19h10orf90 gene encoding (E2-independent) E3 ubiquitin-conjugating enzyme FATS translates to MALRTPSATFRRSPVWRRSGDESHWDSFISETERERPTSVSQPSRRPRPQSAIEGRHLATWLEHLQTMQSKIKTPVDNKAPYLNDQTRAVQNKDPSGHVWKQKCRSSSLYDTSSLCESSFSSQDSLRTGFFCPPRQRGSWERAHFLQTPRKERAQVSDLAPVQTGWLPVQRKVMVADTSKQNQFLDQVKLKQPITPMFQRTQGTLITQDGELEKSRSSTSALGVKTWQTHNPVSSDDKQVTEGHHSGVDAKGRLVSWQALKRGWNTSRLFPFPGSKKSNVHPKRNNADSSTSSPLKDTTSTATLKQSSPYCTDSAAFIGSPTPPEGTNPTGTCGTNITLQRTRVVQPLRATLPLSGMDTWTQPSHIQTTSAVATSGISSITISSRKVTKSASLPGSCTSSRSPSPTLDNQSMHQNSSQGTTHRKATILKVTESRVISKTVRDTGMAGISQAGSPLETAVHRRKAMIIKVTEHRESYRPPKKGPKNPENRHSYTEGPIRRLSLDNQWQRKTEPSNDRLHSGPQNAVTTNGTLHRSTLCLFVNSPKSVTARDSSDVSPKVGGPTSDRPRRPLSCYGNLMGHTETNMEIKTRPATRRLSSGHLVDAPGNFVNPGSSFIHTKKSSKKEVEPVADTIELNGRKEKMFSPPGNAMRRMSPCLTLIKAPDPNSNQSPEEVLALNAAAIIANIKLQRELSMKKKTPNGDVKNYPTVTTQGNTDEMKSIKSDQRCTEAGFVPLCSDDDDQPPDPVSLQQALEKFRPDFISRSQGRIRELERKARERRDVSRTDAALSQRKAHSDQSASPKDNLFRSRDGAITGKEFQLRPKQMPAEVKRKRDEDRRRKICLSNRQRVDLFKKRVLNKLLHRSNI, encoded by the exons ATGGCTCTCCGCACTCCATCTGCTACCTTCAGGAGATCTCCAGTCTGGAGAAGATCAGGAGACGAGTCCCACTGGGACAGTTTCATATCAGAGACAGAGAGGGAGAGACCAACTAGTGTTTCTCAGCCATCACGTCGCCCTAGACCCCAAAGCGCCATCGAAGGAAGGCATCTGGCCACCTGGTTGGAGCACCTACAGACAATGCAAAGCAAGATTAAAACGCCTGTTGACAACAAAGCTCCGTATTTAAACGATCAAACAAGAGCCGTTCAGAACAAAGATCCATCAGGACATGTTTGGAAACAGAAGTGCAGGAGTTCATCCCTGTATGATACTTCAAGTCTTTGTGAGAGTTCTTTCAGCAGTCAGGATTCTCTCAGAACTGGGTTTTTCTGCCCTCCAAGACAAAGAGGAAGCTGGGAGCGAGCTCATTTCTTACAAACTCCGAGGAAAGAAAGAGCTCAAGTGAGTGATCTAGCTCCAGTCCAAACTGGTTGGCTGCCAGTCCAGAGAAAAGTGATGGTGGCTGATACTTCCAAACAAAACCAGTTTTTGGACCAG GTAAAACTGAAACAGCCGATTACGCCGATGTTTCAAAGGACTCAAGGAACACTCATAACACAGG ACGGTGAGTTGGAGAAGAGTCGCAGCAGTACGAGTGCTTTGGGTGTGAAGACGTGGCAGACACATAATCCAGTATCTTCGGATGATAAACAG GTGACGGAAGGGCATCATTCTGGTGTTGACGCAAAAGGACGACTTGTGAGCTGGCAAGCATTGAAGAGAGGGTGGAACACCAGCAGGCTGTTCCCTTTCCCCGGCAGCAAGAAGTCCAATGTCCATCCCAAAAGGAACAACGCAGACTCCAGCACAAGTTCCCCACTGAAGGATACAACCAGCACTGCAACCCTCAAGCAATCCTCTCCATATTGCACGGATTCTGCTGCTTTCATTGGATCGCCCACTCCACCAGAAGGAACAAACCCCACAGGGACGTGTGGGACAAACATCACATTGCAAAGGACAAGGGTTGTTCAGCCCTTGAGGGCAACACTTCCCCTTAGTGGGATGGACACATGGACACAGCCCTCACACATACAAACAACCTCAGCTGTGGCGACAAGCGGcatctcctccatcaccatctctTCCAGAAAGGTCACTAAATCTGCGAGTCTTCCTGGTTCCTGTACCTCAAGCCGATCTCCTTCTCCTACCCTCGATAACCAGTCTATGCACCAGAACTCCAGTCAGGGAACGACACATAGGAAGGCCACTATCTTGAAAGTGACAGAGAGTAGGGTCATCTCAAAAACTGTACGGGACACAGGTATGGCAGGAATATCACAAGCGGGTAGTCCATTGGAAACAGCGGTTCACAGAAGGAAAGCCATGATTATCAAGGTGACCGAGCACAGGGAAAGCTACAGACCACCCAAGAAAGGTCCCAAAAACCCAGAgaacagacacagctacacagaagGCCCAATCAGACGCTTGAGTCTGGACAACCAATGGCAGAGAAAAACAGAGCCTTCAAACGATCGACTGCATTCAGGACCACAAAATGCAGTCACAACAAACGGAACCCTACACAGATCCacattgtgtctttttgtgaatAGCCCTAAATCGGTTACAGCACGTGATTCCTCAGATGTTTCTCCAAAGGTTGGTGGACCAACATCGGACAGACCTCGCAGACCATTGAGCTGCTATGGCAACCTGATGGGACATACTGAGACAAACATGGAGATCAAGACACGACCAGCTACTAGGAGATTAAGCTCTGGGCATTTGGTAGACGCCCCTGGCAACTTTGTGAACCCTGGTAGTAGTTTTATCCACActaaaaaatcatcaaaaaaagaAGTTGAGCCAGTGGCTGACACCATTGAACTAaatggaagaaaagaaaaaatgttttcaccCCCAGGGAATGCAATGAGGAGGATGTCCCCCTGTCTAACGCTCATCAAGGCACCGG ATCCAAACTCCAATCAGTCTCCAGAGGAGGTGCTGGCCCTCAATGCAGCAGCGATTATTGCCAACATCAAACTCCAGCGGGAACTTAGCATGAAGAAGAAAACACCAAATGGAGATGTGAAGAATTACCCGACTGTGACGACACAGGGAAATACTG ATGAGATGAAAAGCATCAAATCAGATCAACGCTGCACTGAAGCAggctttgttccactttgttcagatgatgatgatcagcCACCTGATCCGGTTTCTCTACAG CAAGCGTTGGAGAAGTTCAGACCAGACTTCATCAGTCGATCTCAGGGCAGAATACGAGAGCTGGAGCGAAAAGCACGAGAAAGGAGGGATGTGTCACGGACAGATGCTGCACTCAGCCAGAGAAAAGCCCACAGCGACCAATCGGCTTCTCCTAAAG atAACCTTTTCAGATCCCGAGACGGAGCCATTACTGGGAAAGAGTTTCAGCTCAGACCAAAGCA AATGCCAGCAGAGGTGAAGAGGAAAAGAGATGAAGACAGGAGGAGAAAGATTTGTCTGAGCAATAGACAGCGGGTTGACCTTTTCAAAAAG AGAGTGTTGAATAAACTTCTGCACAGGAGCAACATCTAA